From Rhopalosiphum padi isolate XX-2018 chromosome 2, ASM2088224v1, whole genome shotgun sequence:
gattatattaacaattttaaaactgttatttagCAATTAACAAAATGGCGTTGTTTGTGATTTGTTGTTTCAGAAATTAATGATATCATCCTTAAATGATATCAATGATCACTCCTCCTTAACACTTCCATCCACGATCATGGCCATAACATTAATTCAAGCTGCTCTcttcaactaaaaattattgCTCTCTAATTTGTATTTCGTTTTaagctaaatataaataaaatatccgtATTTGTTTGTTatgaaattacaaaattaaattagaatattttatttaccatattttttaaaatagtaaaatatttttaaacagtaatatttgatttgttcatgacatatttataattcagatatacatacaaatttgtTACCAGTGTAATACCTACTTTtgttgaatacaaataaaacttagttaaaattaacaatttgttGTCATTTTTGTAGTGTATATAACTCGTGttatttttgtgataatatgtcaagtatattattttataatatatttttcctcgtataacaatattaagatGCGTGAACAAATAACTCTGAGCTTATTTTATTCGATGTCGGCAGTTCTTAATGTTTATTCTCTATCTATTAACAGAAAACAATCAGCGTTATTAGAAGAAAAACGAAATAAGTTAAACGAGAAACTAGAGAAAAgagagaaaagaaaaaaaaaaaagaaagacaaGAACAAACACTTAAGCGATCAATTTTGTAACGAGTCTGAACCCAGCTCTAGTAGGTAGGTGTACTGaacttgttttaaatgtatatattattatgcgtttataatatttaattacaatacgaGTTTACACTTAATATAACTCGTGTTGCTCATTGTTTGTAATTTTACGTTAGAAAGTACTGCGATAATCGCAAAAAAATGTCTGAAAACGGAACAAATGGTGTAAATGTGCCTGCAACTGCAATCGTGGAAAATGACGCCGATGACTTGGAAAGGAAGGAGCTCGAGTTAAAGCGTAAAGAACGCGACCCGCCTATAGTGTTCCCGGATACCATAAACGTAGggttaaatacacaaatatttacaatatattatttgatcgtAACTATAAAGTCGCGatctttacaataatattgaatgatatatacctaattgaatcaatataaaaaataggtacaaaACGAATTGGAACGATTAGTGGGTCTGATCGATGGCCGCATAAATCCGGACGACATGCAGTACGTCGCCGAACTCGATCAGTATATGTTGGAGAACGAAGGCTCTTGGGCCCTGGGCGAAGGTTTCCTGTCATTTGTCGGTCAGTGTGATCGATAGTGTAGTAGAATAGTAGCAGCCCTACTGACTAGTATACTTTACTTACTATCtacttacaataattgtacagtTTTGTTCATAACAAAGTTTGCGCTAATGTGCATGTGAATTACAGGTAAACTATTAAACGACGATCAGCTGGTTTCGGAGGTACGCGAGacaatattgaacattttgGCAGCGGGTGCACTCAAAGACGACATTATTTTAGTGTTGCACCAGGACAGAAGGGAGCACATACTTATGAATTACGCTAACGGATTTGATAAACTTCCTCTGCTCGAACAGCTAGCTCTCACTTTATTCGTCAGTATATTGCGAATATTCATCGCCAAGGTTTCTAAAATTACTCATCGTGGGCGTTTAATCATTTTCAGATGTGCAATTTGTTCGAGAACAGCAGCACTTCCGAATGGCTTTTATACATATCTGAATGGCAGCTTGGTTCCAGTTCGGTGAGCAACATACGGGTGACGACTAAGGTGGCGGTGAATTCGTTGTTGTCCGAAGACAAGGTTCTGCAAGACCGAGGCACGGCACTGGTACACAACTTGGCCTGCAAGGAGGTAAAAACGGTGGTCTGTATTGCTTTTGATATATACataactgtaaaattaaaataagaccGTTATTTTATTAAGACGTTACCCTTTATTAAATAAGTTGCCagtgatgtatattatgtatctatatataatatattatattatatacttagtgTTTCGCGTTGACGTGCACTCAGTCGATTCTGCTGAATGACGTGTGCACGTTCTTCCCTGCTCGTTTAACTGTTTtcagaaaatgttaaaaaaccaaaacattCGACGACTGTTACCCGTGGGATCGTTTTTTAAggtagacataatatatatattccaaTATAAACGTGTACGTGGCATACTGGCGTTGTGTAAATGTGCTGAGCATTCTTtctatactgtaataatatatcataaacaaaaaacaCGTGGCCAAACATTTTCTTATTCTtacctgtaaattgtaatttaccaGCCTTTCTATTATATCGTTGGTGTAAGACAAATAGTATTCGCgacttgaattaatttatattttatcaacaccGAAGAACCTATTTTCTTATACAAACTATTCGTCATTTAtctattgcatttaaaaaatgatttaaatcttAGTACACAAGTAGATAACTAAACTTAgttcactgtatataataataatatcatataagctaATGTTAATATTGAATGCACGCAAAACTccattttgttttcattattgttttacttatgtttatatatttttactaacatttcaatatttcattgtgtttaacaaaaaatatgggaaatttctaaatattcatttttattttcatttgtagtttttttcggatttataatatttttttttataatttatttgtgcgAGATAGATTTTAATCTGTTataggttttataatttttttatagacaatatatattatattttttcattatatattagaCAATTAtgctcaattattatatatcattctTTTGATACAAGACATAACCGTTCaagaataaaatactataatttgttattattgcttTGAGTGTTATTTACGAACGCCTTTTTGGATGTATCTATGatatgtatgaatatataatataattgtgtcaCATTTGATCTTTGCTACTTGTTGCTTTAAGttagagttttttttattttttttttagattagtaCAGATAGATCAATATTCttcaaatttctaaataaatgattaaaataaataaataactattgtataactaataatatatttgtatttacttaaTAGTGATACAAAACTGAttgtagttaaattttttttaaggtgTTTGACGATGTAGTTGTGGAACTTGCAATGGCTGTCTTACAGTATTTTAACAGCAAACCCAACGAAGAGAATAGTTTTAGATGTATGAAGTCTCTGGCCAGATTTTGTCAAATATCTAGACAGGATGTACCACAGTTGGTACAAATGATTGGACCACCACCGTCTGCTTTCAAAGGCATATCGAATAGAATCGATGAACAAATCGctgaaattcaaaattatctacgttgaaaaaaattttaaataaattatatggataaaagcattttttatgataattttttaactctaatatgatgtatttttatatggaTTGTccaaattaacttaatatttattattcttaattcttGATTTATTagtcttatttttgtttttgcatttcaatctttaatatattttttagttgtgTTCTTgagttaaatatttgtttaaatacatttgagttttattttaaagttacacctaattaataattcagatacatacatttatatattatttaagattattaaaaaaaaaaaataatgtacctacctatacctcCTATATCATTATCAcaaccataaataatatttatgaatcagttttttttaatatattataatatttacttatgaaAATATGCTGTGATTTCATTGTGAACTTTCTgtaagaaaatttaatatgcATCAACAAATAGTGTTGAGCAAGCACaactagaatatattttttatttcctcacaaataatgttattgaaccataaaaaaataatgaatattgttattcatagtttaaatatgtaatttaaaataaaagttataattaagtataaaatacatatgatgaataattatgaagtaaattttcaagcattagCTATATAAATGTGcacatttgatatattttcaactgaaaaacaatttgcaaattttcataattttaaggaattgtaacatttttttttaaataaaggttgaaaaatgtataaagaactTTATACtcgattttttatgaattactaactacaaatttctataaaaattccataaaaatcggTTCATCTGAATAAAAAAAGAAGAACCAAACCACAAATGTTAATACTAAACTGTATGTGTGCTAATACAGGGTTCGGCAAAACACCTACCATATTTCAAGAGGCAGTTCAGCAGTtgcaaataaacaaacaaagaaatagaaaaaaatcttttattttttacaaataaataatatgctatatttatttatttattttaaacattatatcggTTAAGTGGTGTCCTGAGGACAGTGTCCTCCATTATTAACACATTCACAAAGCCTTTCCCGATAGTTTTCCATAACTCTTCGTGTCATTGCTGGTGTAATGGAGGCCAATGCCTGGTGATTGGTTCCTTAAATGCTTGTAAGGATGCGGGGCGATGATCGTATACTGTGCCTTTAAATATTCCCCAAAGAACGTAATCACAGGGTGAtccattaaaaaatttaaatttagaatttttttttaaaatcgcgttttatttttttttttatatatatgtagtgtacttattttgtttttaggtaAAAGAGGACAAGtacttgataaaatattgtttcttgtTTAttcaatacaacaataatattatcatatgtaaATAGGTATCGAATGGCGTATTTACAGTAAATATATGCAGTgcttgatttggaaaaaaactagAAAGGGGGACTCAGTGTCTCAGTGGATGTTGGATGAACGAGCGTTTCACACAAAATTCAATGTCGCATTACTGTGGGGTGCAAAGCCCCCACATCCCCTTCAGCCAcctaatcctcaaaaatcattaaatttattatataaaaatattttaaaataaagaaacatttatttatttattacacaacatccaatgacattataatttaaattacgatttataaagatagataacatattattaataactcatcatcaatacacctacaaaaaacgtatcatgtattattacatatatactacAACTACACCCATGTACATGAATACAGTATTGTGCGACATAAACGTCGTCGAGAAACACAAATATGGTATATAGCACAACCCGTGGTTGAAGCTACCaagaacaacaaaaaaaatataaatacgataaaatgcaataatttattgaatcaaaaaaacagtattgtacATCGACAAATGGGCGTCGaatcaaatgtatattatattattatataagtggaaatttaagcaataacaatagaataaatatctcGTACGTCGATCGGCGTCCGCGATCCTATatgtgcaaaaataaaaaagaacgaAGAAAAACGTCCGGGGGACTGTCGTCGGCGATCGCGGCGGGTACGAACGCAAACGGCGAAGAAATCGTATATACGCACGGATTTCAAAAGATGCAAATTACGCGAATACGAAACGAAAGGGTTGGGAAAAACTCTGGAAAAGTCTTAAAATCTCGTGaaaagtttgtacataataaataattgtttaatattttaacttttcattttttgtcCGAGAGGGGGAggtttttccatttttattattcttattcctaatcttattattattattattattaatattactatttttattattgttataattatttttattcttataataatttttatttaaattgtgcgtttatcggcgattgcactattggggtttcgacggtttcttgttatctgtcACAGAACACGATACCGGTCCTGCATGTGTAATCGCTAATGAATCAGGTATAAACGGCATAACGACCAGCATTGACATTCACCGTCTGTCCACcatcgtagcaagacccaccccgggcagacttgcgcgattaggGAAGGCATgaggtatctatattttttgtctaagattttttgatttttaacatattatgttgcctgcacattatatTGCTTGTACTCGAATCAGGTATAAAAGGCCCGGCATAACGACCAACATTGACATTCACCATCTGTCcaccgtcgtagcaagacccaccccgggcagacttgcgcgattaggGAAGGCATgaggtatctatattttttgtctaagattttttgatatttaacatattatgttgcctGCACAATATATTGcttgtactcgtattattaaatagtgattttattcatacctattcgTAGCTCTAACTAACATTTCCTTAACTTAAGCTCTGgtatgcacaaacaaaattcgaccttgGCCTTGTTCCGTGGCCTATAATACAGGGGCGCCATTTGGGGTATCGCAGGGCATACATTGGTGTCCCTATTTTTTCCTATAACATATTGGCCTGCCTTAATTTTATACTGCGCCGGTACagctaaaatgtaataaataaacttttataataatttttgaaaaatattttataaataatataataatatattttataaattattaaaaatttgtaaaaatcaatCTTACGTTATTCATTttgctaattatttataaactcttagtttcaaacttcaaataatttaatgatacaaataaCTGCAGCATACTAATAtcttacattgattttttttataatatattgcttacagctttatttgtataatcaataattttatttgaatgataatactataatagtcataattatttattataaattgaggtGCTTAAGTTGAAtacttaaatgtatgaattatatttatagataatgtcAGTATAATCAAGATTCAAAGTAAAAGTGTGTAGGCTGGTTCTAAGACTTCTACAAATAggctaaaatgtatacataatgtcGCGCGCCCTATCTTTTATGAcagtaatacattttgaaatttattactaTGTTCTGATATGGTGGACAAATATGGCCTGCTTTATAATTTGGCAGccctattttaaaactgaattggCGCCCCTGCTATAATATAAGCCTGACACCGTTCGGGCAGTGCGTTAGTGGTTGGTTTGTTGCGTTTGCGTACACACTGTTCGTCACatcatatttgcatattttattttttctgttcccGTGTTACGCGATAAACAGTCATTCGTAGGAATACGTTATTCGTAAGTATTCAAGTACgtttcccaaacagaacgtatatttgTAAAACCCCGTTTCCTGTGCATTATCGTCATTGTCGACATATGCGCAGAGCTACGGCgggttacgttccgcagaaatgacaaGTCGCGCTTACGTCGGATTTAACGAGCAagatggcacagttccagtgactcgtcagagttccacgttacgggtgtatcgccCGTCTCGTGGTGCcgctgtaatgatctgacaacgcggGCGATTCGAtgattctgatccgattattcggtggctgtgacgtcgttgaatgacataagaatctgttcgaaacattgtacacattacgaaaacgttatgtgttttttttttttttggtagtgtttgtaaaattgtaacgtacaataattgtctattatacaaaattttttttagtaatacatatattcacgttcatttagttaagtttattatttataagcaccacctagttatgaatatttttttttttatagatttcctaTAAAAATGAGCAATTAACTCAACTGTGGCCAATCACTGTTAAAAGTGaattagtataaaatttgttgaaaaaacactCATAGGTTTGACATCTTCTTCTtacatatatctaatataataaaacatgaaaaatagtcATGTTCACAATATCGCAGCGGTCGCATAGAAAAATGGTCTAGGTGTGGTCGCCGCAGCCAAacgattgattaatattaattcataggTGTGCGCAGACCTAAATTTCGGGGGGTGCCTATAATTTTTTCGGAGCCTTTTCTTAATTTGAGCCCTCTCTTAACAagacatgtacatattttaataaattataatgcctgaataaacattacttaaattatatcacatattaattagtagtattactagtatcaagttatataatatttcattagatacctagttggatctaaaatctattttcaagataattgcaatatattttatttattatttttacttttgtagtcaataacatctagttgttataatcataataagttttatcacgcaaatttaaaatattttaagttgtattatttttttatcccaaaacataattttttacaacatattttacaaaaaaataataaatatcatttttaatctagtaacattatttaaaatatggatCCATATGTATGCTATAGGATTTAAATTTTAGGGCCCTAATTACATGTCGGGGGGTGCCCAGGCACACGTGCGCGAATCTAGGAAAAAAAATCCCCGGAAAAAATATCCCTAAAGTTTACTTTGACTCCGGGCCTATATTattaacgataaattattacGGTTAAACCTTAGACGGTTAGTAAACTTCTATAGTTCCTGTACATAGTTCAGTATAGAGTACCTTGTCtctgagtaattttgatatctGTGACTGTGTAATTATGGAAATACTTAAATCTACTCAAGGAAATGACAAAGtttgttttaaagattttacttacaaaaagattttaaattttttatcagatGGAGATGTTCAAAATATAGTTCGTTTAAGTGTCCagctattttaaaaacatcacATAACATTAAAAATCCACAGGAAGTCACGATCATAATCATTCTGCAGATCGAAATAgtaagatttatttaattattatattatcatttatacgtcactaatttttcgtttttttttttaataagtattttttattttttttgtatttaaaatgacttaaatatatatacactttttCTCGTAtagataatatcattatttataattataaaattaattaattaatttaaaacattatgttatttaattactgtactatttttactaaatgGCACTAAcccgtttataaataaataaatatttatatagcaatattataaattcatataatataataatatgtacttatttattaatattaaaaataataattatttatatatatagctatagctgccacaaaaattcaaataaaaatcaaaaataaagctTTAGCGTCAAACGATACTCCCGGCCAAATATTTTCCGAggcaattattgaaaatgtggCAGTAGATATTTTAGCTGAATTGCCTAAGGAAAGTCATATTACGTACCATTAGAAACCATCGAAGTTATCACAATCCAAAAGAACCTCAAAACATAcaagaaattattattcaaggtataaaatagtatattatatctagCTGTGTGATCaagataatactataatagttatcattcaaattttatatttttttaaaattattttatattattatcaattattattttagaacagTTAAGTATATCTTTGGGGATTTTTTTTCCGGGGGTTTTTTTTCCTGTGGATTTTTTTTCCGAATAcccccgtgcgcacgcctatgtattaaaattaaaatagaaatatatacttaattaaatagtatataaacgaaccctttaaatatcaaaattctataacaaaaaaaaaatgtgaaaagttacaaagtttaattaataaatgtaatagtggtaaaattttaattgataaatatgtgtATCAATAATATGTTGTAGTTTGTCCtaatattgtactttttaaaattacgagtatatattttttaattttt
This genomic window contains:
- the LOC132920630 gene encoding uncharacterized protein LOC132920630 isoform X5 — protein: MRFTLIIFSGMLLQSVVVDHRYSVTAVFDPVQFNRITKILTSERGLSDSPTCTLLSGFVHTTMGEAGEEVVLYVYDLTGGMAKSLGQSLLQKNIEGIWHTAIIVFGKEYFFGSNGISVCDPGTTALGNPLRTHSLGKTCLPEDVFQEYLRGLEQDTFSADKYNLLRHNCNNFSNEISQFLCGNCIPNYILDLPNEILNTPFGQQLAPILELFSNSIGIHPGVRRSGSDFESLNNDIDSARYRKQSALLEEKRNKLNEKLEKREKRKKKKKDKNKHLSDQFCNESEPSSSRKYCDNRKKMSENGTNGVNVPATAIVENDADDLERKELELKRKERDPPIVFPDTINVQNELERLVGLIDGRINPDDMQYVAELDQYMLENEGSWALGEGFLSFVGKLLNDDQLVSEVRETILNILAAGALKDDIILVLHQDRREHILMNYANGFDKLPLLEQLALTLFMCNLFENSSTSEWLLYISEWQLGSSSVSNIRVTTKVAVNSLLSEDKVLQDRGTALVHNLACKEKMLKNQNIRRLLPVGSFFKVFDDVVVELAMAVLQYFNSKPNEENSFRCMKSLARFCQISRQDVPQLVQMIGPPPSAFKGISNRIDEQIAEIQNYLR
- the LOC132920630 gene encoding uncharacterized protein LOC132920630 isoform X3; this encodes MRFTLIIFSGMLLQSVVVDHRYSVTAVFDPVQFNRITKILTSERGLSDSPTCTLLSGFVHTTMGEAGEEVVLYVYDLTGGMAKSLGQSLLQKNIEGIWHTAIIVFGKEYFFGSNGISVCDPGTTALGNPLRTHSLGKTCLPEDVFQEYLRGLEQDTFSADKYNLLRHNCNNFSNEISQFLCGNCIPNYILDLPNEILNTPFGQQLAPILELFSNSIGIHPGVRRSGSDFESLNNDIDSARYRKQSALLEEKRNKLNEKLEKREKRKKKKKDKNKHLSDQFCNESEPSSSRKYCDNRKKMSENGTNGVNVPATAIVENDADDLERKELELKRKERDPPIVFPDTINVQNELERLVGLIDGRINPDDMQYVAELDQYMLENEGSWALGEGFLSFVGKLLNDDQLVSEVRETILNILAAGALKDDIILVLHQDRREHILMNYANGFDKLPLLEQLALTLFMCNLFENSSTSEWLLYISEWQLGSSSVSNIRVTTKVAVNSLLSEDKVLQDRGTALVHNLACKEVFDDVVVELAMAVLQYFNSKPNEENSFRCMKSLARFCQISRQDVPQLVQMIGPPPSAFKGISNRIDEQIAEIQNYLR
- the LOC132920630 gene encoding uncharacterized protein LOC132920630 isoform X1, producing MRFTLIIFSGMLLQSVVVDHRYSVTAVFDPVQFNRITKILTSERGLSDSPTCTLLSGFVHTTMGEAGEEVVLYVYDLTGGMAKSLGQSLLQKNIEGIWHTAIIVFGKEYFFGSNGISVCDPGTTALGNPLRTHSLGKTCLPEDVFQEYLRGLEQDTFSADKYNLLRHNCNNFSNEISQFLCGNCIPNYILDLPNEILNTPFGQQLAPILELFSNSIGIHPGVRRSGSDFESLNNDIDSARKQSALLEEKRNKLNEKLEKREKRKKKKKDKNKHLSDQFCNESEPSSSRKYCDNRKKMSENGTNGVNVPATAIVENDADDLERKELELKRKERDPPIVFPDTINVQNELERLVGLIDGRINPDDMQYVAELDQYMLENEGSWALGEGFLSFVGKLLNDDQLVSEVRETILNILAAGALKDDIILVLHQDRREHILMNYANGFDKLPLLEQLALTLFMCNLFENSSTSEWLLYISEWQLGSSSVSNIRVTTKVAVNSLLSEDKVLQDRGTALVHNLACKEKMLKNQNIRRLLPVGSFFKVFDDVVVELAMAVLQYFNSKPNEENSFRCMKSLARFCQISRQDVPQLVQMIGPPPSAFKGISNRIDEQIAEIQNYLR
- the LOC132920630 gene encoding uncharacterized protein LOC132920630 isoform X4, with the translated sequence MGEAGEEVVLYVYDLTGGMAKSLGQSLLQKNIEGIWHTAIIVFGKEYFFGSNGISVCDPGTTALGNPLRTHSLGKTCLPEDVFQEYLRGLEQDTFSADKYNLLRHNCNNFSNEISQFLCGNCIPNYILDLPNEILNTPFGQQLAPILELFSNSIGIHPGVRRSGSDFESLNNDIDSARYRKQSALLEEKRNKLNEKLEKREKRKKKKKDKNKHLSDQFCNESEPSSSRKYCDNRKKMSENGTNGVNVPATAIVENDADDLERKELELKRKERDPPIVFPDTINVQNELERLVGLIDGRINPDDMQYVAELDQYMLENEGSWALGEGFLSFVGKLLNDDQLVSEVRETILNILAAGALKDDIILVLHQDRREHILMNYANGFDKLPLLEQLALTLFMCNLFENSSTSEWLLYISEWQLGSSSVSNIRVTTKVAVNSLLSEDKVLQDRGTALVHNLACKEKMLKNQNIRRLLPVGSFFKVFDDVVVELAMAVLQYFNSKPNEENSFRCMKSLARFCQISRQDVPQLVQMIGPPPSAFKGISNRIDEQIAEIQNYLR
- the LOC132920630 gene encoding uncharacterized protein LOC132920630 isoform X2 — its product is MRFTLIIFSGMLLQSVVVDHRYSVTAVFDPVQFNRITKILTSERGLSDSPTCTLLSGFVHTTMGEAGEEVVLYVYDLTGGMAKSLGQSLLQKNIEGIWHTAIIVFGKEYFFGSNGISVCDPGTTALGNPLRTHSLGKTCLPEDVFQEYLRGLEQDTFSADKYNLLRHNCNNFSNEISQFLCGNCIPNYILDLPNEILNTPFGQQLAPILELFSNSIGIHPGVRRSGSDFESLNNDIDSARYRKQSALLEEKRNKLNEKLEKREKRKKKKKDKNKHLSDQFCNESEPSSSRKYCDNRKKMSENGTNGVNVPATAIVENDADDLERKELELKRKERDPPIVFPDTINVQNELERLVGLIDGRINPDDMQYVAELDQYMLENEGSWALGEGFLSFVGKLLNDDQLVSEVRETILNILAAGALKDDIILVLHQDRREHILMNYANGFDKLPLLEQLALTLFMCNLFENSSTSEWLLYISEWQLGSSSVSNIRVTTKVAVNSLLSEDKVLQDRGTALVHNLACKEVKTVVFDDVVVELAMAVLQYFNSKPNEENSFRCMKSLARFCQISRQDVPQLVQMIGPPPSAFKGISNRIDEQIAEIQNYLR